One genomic region from Argentina anserina chromosome 2, drPotAnse1.1, whole genome shotgun sequence encodes:
- the LOC126785214 gene encoding uncharacterized protein LOC126785214 isoform X1, whose protein sequence is MSVTRASRQQPGIQKRRVVIENSHGEKLVGILHDTGSKELVVFCHGLHSSKEHIPMVNLAAALEEQGISAFRFDFAGNGESEGLFQYGNYRREADDLRAVVQHFLGCHYAITAIVGHSKGGNAVILYGAKYRDVPLVVNISGRFNLERGIEGRLGKDYLQRIKQDGFIDVKNKRGTFQYRVTQESLLERLRIDMRAACLSIDQNSRVLTVHGSKDKTVLVEDAYEFNKFIPNHKLYIVEGADHEFTSHQNELASIVSSFIKKDFNQHNFMLKHSSVGTRAADGFVNSRL, encoded by the exons ATGTCTGTAACTCGGGCGAGTCGGCAACAACCTG GGATTCAAAAGCGGAGAGTTGTCATAGAAAACAGCCATGGGGAGAAGCTTGTGGGGATACTACATGATACGGGTTCAAAGGAGCTCGTTGTGTTCTGCCATGGCTTACATTCCTCAAAG GAACACATTCCTATGGTGAACCTTGCGGCCGCATTGGAAGAGCAAGGAATAAGTGCTTTCCGCTTTGACTTTGCTGGAAATGG GGAAAGTGAAGGTTTATTTCAGTATGGTAACTATCGCAGAGAAGCTGATGATTTACGTGCAGTAGTTCAACACTTTCTTGGGTGTCATTATGCAATAACTGCAATCGTTGGGCACAGTAAAG GAGGAAATGCAGTGATCTTGTATGGTGCAAAGTACAGGGATGTTCCATTGGTTGTAAATATTTCTGGGCGATTTAATCTGGAAAGAGGAATTGAAGGTCGCTTAGGTAAAGATTATCTACAAAGAATTAAGCAAGACGGATTTATTGATGTGAAGAACAAAAGAG GCACATTTCAGTATCGAGTAACTCAAGAGAGTTTGTTGGAGCGGCTAAGGATTGATATGCGTGCAGCCTGCCTGTCAATTGATCAAAATTCCAG GGTTTTGACAGTTCATGGATCAAAGGATAAGACGGTACTTGTTGAAGATGCTTACGAGTTCAACAAGTTCATACCTAATCATAAACTATACATTGTGGAAGGAGCTGATCATGAATTCACTTCACATCAAAACGAGTTAGCTTCAATCGTGTCAAGCTTCATTAAGAAAGATTTTAACCAGCACAACTTTATGCTCAAACATTCATCAGTTGGCACAAGAGCAGCAGATGGATTTGTTAATTCACGATTGTAA
- the LOC126785213 gene encoding UDP-sulfoquinovose synthase, chloroplastic translates to MAHLLSTSYSVKFTSGCKPYAKPLIQDSALFPKSVTFQTSKAPFTRLLLQGERSRSNCTVPAATLSANREAPNEPSQGMHQSSGEPTKSKRVMVIGGDGYCGWATALHLSKKGYEVAIVDSLVRRLFDQQLGIDSLTPISSIHDRLRCWKALTGKSIELYIGDICDFEFLTDAFKSFEPEAVVHFGEQRSAPYSMIDRSRAVYTQNNNVIGTLNVLFAIKEFGEQCHLVKLGTMGEYGTPNIDIEEGYITITHNGRTDTLPYPKQASSFYHLSKVHDSNNIAFTCKAWGIRATDLNQGVVYGVRTDETEMHEELINRLDYDGVFGTALNRFCVQAAVGHPLTVYGKGGQTRGYLDIRDTVQCVEIAIANPALPGEFRVFNQFTEQFSVNELAALVTKAGEKLGLDVQTTSVPNPRVEAEEHYYNAKHTKLIELGLKPHLLSDSLLDSLLNFAVRYEDRVDKKQIMPSVSWRKIGAKPKTVAA, encoded by the exons ATGGCACATTTGCTTTCAACTTCGTATTCTGTAAAATTTACCTCTGGATGCAAACCCTACGCAAAGCCATTGATCCAAGACTCGGCCTTATTTCCCAAGTCTGTTACGTTTCAGACATCCAAAGCCCCATTTACAAGGCTCCTCTTGCAAGGGGAGAGGTCAAGAAGTAACTGCACAGTTCCTGCCGCCACACTCTCTGCAAATCGCGAAGCACCAAATGAACCGAGTCAGGGGATGCACCAGAGTTCTGGTGAGCCAACCAAATCGAAGAGGGTCATGGTCATTGGTGGAGATGGCTACTGTGGTTGGGCCACTGCCCTTCACCTGTCCAAGAAAGGTTATGAGGTTGCCATTGTTGACAGCCTTGTTCGTCGTCTATTTGACCAACAGCTTGGTATCGATTCCTTGACTCCAATCTCCTCCATCCATGATCGTCTCCGTTGTTGGAAGGCTCTCACGGGAAAATCTATTGAACTCTACATTGGTGATATTTGTGACTTTGAGTTCTTAACAGATGCCTTCAAGTCATTTGAGCCTGAGGCTGTTGTTCATTTTGGGGAGCAGCGGTCAGCTCCTTATTCCATGATTGATCGCTCAAGAGCAGTATATACACAGAATAACAACGTGATTGGAACCCTGAATGTGCTATTTGCTATAAAGGAGTTTGGAGAGCAGTGTCATCTGGTCAAGCTTGGGACCATGGGAGAATACGGAACTCCAAATATTGACATCGAGGAGGGTTACATAACAATTACTCATAATGGAAGGACAGATACTTTGCCTTACCCCAAGCAAGCAAGCTCTTTCTACCATTTGAGTAAGGTGCATGATTCAAACAACATAGCCTTTACTTGCAAAGCTTGGGGGATCAGAGCCACAGACCTCAATCAAGGAGTAGTATATGGTGTGAGAACAGATGAAACTGAGATGCATGAAGAGCTAATTAACCGGTTGGACTATGACGGAGTGTTTGGAACTGCATTAAATAGGTTCTGTGTTCAGGCTGCTGTTGGTCATCCGCTTACTGTGTATGGCAAAGGTGGCCAG ACCAGGGGATATCTTGACATACGAGATACAGTCCAATGCGTTGAGATTGCCATTGCAAACCCAGCACTGCCTGGTGAGTTTCGGGTCTTCAATCAATTTACTGAGCAGTTTTCTGTCAATGAACTCGCTGCGCTGGTTACAAAAGCTGGGGAGAAGCTGGGACTTGATGTGCAGACCACATCAGTGCCAAACCCAAGAGTTGAAGCAGAGGAGCATTACTACAATGCCAAGCACACAAAACTTATTGAGTTGGGACTTAAACCCCACCTTCTTTCCGACTCTCTTTTGGATTCGTTACTCAATTTTGCTGTTAGATATGAGGATCGTGTTGACAAAAAGCAGATTATGCCCAGTGTTTCTTGGAGGAAAATTGGGGCCAAGCCGAAAACTGTTGCTGCATAG